CATCACGGCAACTACCGCGATCGGCAGTTATACGATGCCTAATTATATGGTGGGCCTTGCCTGGCGGCTCTGCTGCTTTTTCCTCGTCCTGCTCTCTATTCCATGGGGGTTGTACGGCATCGTAGTAGGCAGCGCCATGATTGGCTTGTATTTAAGCCACATCGATTGTCTAGGGGTACCTTACGCAGCTCCGTTCGTTACGTTTCATTATAAGGACATTTTTCGTGATGCGCTCTTTCGGGCTCCCTTGTCCTTAGTAAAAAAGCGGCCCTCAACTTACAGCAAGGAGGCGAAAGGGACGACACGCAATTCAAGTGAAGGTGGGGAATGGTAGCCATGAAATGGCTCAAAGAGGAAAGCATCTATTACCCTTTTTTGCTCTTTGTCGTCATGCTCGGACTATCGGTAACTCGTGCACCGTCATTAGTCATCCTAGGGATCGGTAGGAATAGTATCTGGATCTTCATTCCTTGTCTGCTGAGCGTCTGGCTTGGTATATGGATGCATCAGGTGATCGCCCGCAGCGGCAGTGTGTCGCTAATCGATGCTTCTCATCAAGTCGGCGGTGTGTTCCTCTCTAGGTCTTTGTATGCTTGCTTTGCTGTATTGTTCACGGGCGGGACGGTGTATTTTACTTATCTTTCCGGGGACTTCCTATCCAAAACGCTCTTATTTGGCAATTTACGTGCGTACGTCTTGCTCGAAACCGTATTGGCTACTGGCATCGCGTTATTACCTTTAAAAACACACGCTCGTTATGCCCACATCATGATGATTTTCGTTGTACCTTTCTTTCTGTTCATTTCGCTGGCACCGCTTTTGCATCTGAGATGGAATTGGGTTACACCTCTGTTTACCAGGCAAGAATGGAATAGCCCGATCCACGCTTTTACGAGCGCTATGCTTGTTTATTTACCGCTTGCCGCCATTTCGCTGATTCACGACAAAAGACGAACGATACATGGTCTTTCATTGGGCATCCTTTCCCTGATTATTGCCATCATCACGACCTATTTCATGATTATTGGCATTGCTACCTTCGGGATTAAACGGGCCGGTGAAATCATTTATTTGACCTACAGTGTAGTAAATACAGCCCGTATTGAAAATTTTGTGTTGGAGCGGATTGTGTTCATCTGGATCTTGTATTGGAAATACATGCAGTTTATTGGATCAGCCTTCCTGCTGCGCTGCGCTTCAAGAGCCGTTGCGGGGGTTATCGGCGTACGAATTAACGCCTTTATCATCATTCCTATGGGCCTTCTTATTGCCATCGTCGAATGGGTTTCAGCTTCTCCTTTTCTCGCAAAGTCACTATCCGTCCCGTTAGGATTCATGACATTCGGATTCCTGGCGATTCTGCCTGTATGTGTTGTACTCGGAATGAAAATACGGAGGAAGCTGCCATGACACTGAAAAGCATAAGCCGGCGAATGTTACTGTCCCTATCTCTCCTTCCTCTGCTTATTTGCGGATGTACGGACGTCAAACAGATTAATCGTATTACCTTTGTGACGGCTCTTGGTGTGGAAAAGTCGGAGGTTGGGGTGAAGGTGCATGCTGTCTTGGCTATTCCCAACCGCTTTTCCGCTTTGTCCCCGGGCGGCACAGGAGGCAATCAAAAGTCCCCCAATTACATCCTTACTGAAGAAGGCAGGGACGTCTCAGAAGCATTATTTAAAATGAAGCGTGATAATTCCCGAGACATTCAGTTTGGGCACAATAAAATCATTCTGTTTTCCGAAGAGATTGCGAAGGACGGGCTTGATCCTTATTTGGACCTATTTATGAGGAGAAGTGAGTTTCAACCCATTGCTTGGATTGCATTGACCAAGGATTCACCTAGAGATGTTCTGGAGACCGTTCCTCAGATTCCTGATTCCACAGCTGATTTGTTTATCGATGTATTCTCACAAGCAGGTACGGAAACGGCGGAAATATTACCGATTTATCTCTATGAATTTTATTCGCTTAGTGTTGAGCCGGGCCAAACTCCCTTCGCCATGTATGTGCAAAACCTTCAAGGCGGCAATCACATAGAAATAGGACAGCTCGGAGTCTTTCGAGGCGACAAATTGGTAGGAAGCATTACATCTGAGGAAACCATGTACTTACAAATGCTGCAAAATAACCCTTTGCACAATACGATCATTGATGTTCCCGACGCTACGGCTATGGCATTAAACTACAAAACTACCATTCATGCAACAAATCAAGGTATTAACATTAGCCTTCATATGGATTTGGACATCGATGAGCTTCACGGCCAACACATATCGACTCCTACTGAAGTGTCCAGCCTGGAGCGGGAAATCACCGAAGAACTGGAGCAAAACGTAAGCCGCTTAGTAAAAAAGCTGCAAGCCATGCATGCAGATCCTGCAGGTATCGGCAATGAATACCGTAAGCATCTATCAGGCGTGCTCCTAGACTACGAAGCATGGAACCAGGATATCTTTCCAGAGATTCCCGTTACCGTTACGGCACGCACAAAAATTGTTAGACGGGGTACCATCGAATATTAGATTCTCCCATGTTATAATGTCCTATGACATTTACAAAATGTTTATACTACGAAACATGGGAGAAATCGATGCGCACACTATTACTGAACATTTGGAAATCAGTCAAAGCGAGGCTTCCGCTGATTCTTGCGGCACTCGTTCCTGTACTGATTATGGAAGTGTTGAGCCGGGGCCATTACGGAGAAATGGTCTCATGGAGCGCTGGGCATATCCCGGCACTCTTATTCAACATGATGATTGTAACAGCCTGCCTGTTGCTGGCCTTTGCCGCCATTGGCAGAGCTCGAATTGCTTATTGGGTAATTAGTGCCCTTCTATTGATCTTATCACTTGTTAGCGGGGTTAAATTGAAACTGCTCGGAGTTCCGCTGCTTCCGTGGGATTTCGTGTTGGCTGGCGAGACCTCAGACATGGTCCAATATGTGACAAATATATTGACCTACCGCGTCTTGATCGGCCTCTTGATCTTTGCAGTTGCCAGCTATTTTCTTTTATACCGTACTAGCTTATATACCAAGAAAGCTTCTGCCAAAGAAAGAATCGTGCTGGCCGTTATATCACTACTCATGATCACCGCCATTTATAAAGACGGACCGCTACCTGTTGAAAAATGGCTGGGCATCCACGCCGAACCTTGGAATCAAGCGGAGAATGCCAAAAACAACGGTTTTGCATTCTCTACGGTCCTCAATACCAAGATGATGTTCAATAAAGACCGGGAAGGCTATGACGATCAGGCGATCGCGGCTATTGTCAGCCAAACGCCTAAGCCTGTGAAGGCCGGGGATACTCCTCAAAAAGATGTTAAACCGAACGTTATCGTCGTACTTAGCGAGTCGTTCTGGGACCCGACCATCATTCCTGGCGTAGAGTTCAGCAGAGATCCGATTCCCTTCTTCCACAAGCTTCAAAAGGAAAATACGAGCGGCTGGATGCTGTCGCCGCAGTATGGCGGAGGTACCGCCAATGTAGAGTTCGAGGTATTGACAGGCAACTCTATGCGTTTCCTGCCTCAAGGCTCTATTGCATACAACCAATATATTACGAATGAGGTAGATTCACTGGCCAGTATTTATGCACGCCAGGGCTACACCTCTACAGCAATTAGTCCTTTTTACAGCTGGTATTTTAATAGTGATAAGGTTTATAAGGATTTTGGATTCTCGAAATATATTCCTATCGAATATTTTAAACCTAACTACTCTGGCCCTTATATCGCGGACAGTGAGG
This genomic window from Paenibacillus hexagrammi contains:
- a CDS encoding SLC5/6 family protein; the protein is MKWLKEESIYYPFLLFVVMLGLSVTRAPSLVILGIGRNSIWIFIPCLLSVWLGIWMHQVIARSGSVSLIDASHQVGGVFLSRSLYACFAVLFTGGTVYFTYLSGDFLSKTLLFGNLRAYVLLETVLATGIALLPLKTHARYAHIMMIFVVPFFLFISLAPLLHLRWNWVTPLFTRQEWNSPIHAFTSAMLVYLPLAAISLIHDKRRTIHGLSLGILSLIIAIITTYFMIIGIATFGIKRAGEIIYLTYSVVNTARIENFVLERIVFIWILYWKYMQFIGSAFLLRCASRAVAGVIGVRINAFIIIPMGLLIAIVEWVSASPFLAKSLSVPLGFMTFGFLAILPVCVVLGMKIRRKLP
- a CDS encoding Ger(x)C family spore germination protein, with amino-acid sequence MTLKSISRRMLLSLSLLPLLICGCTDVKQINRITFVTALGVEKSEVGVKVHAVLAIPNRFSALSPGGTGGNQKSPNYILTEEGRDVSEALFKMKRDNSRDIQFGHNKIILFSEEIAKDGLDPYLDLFMRRSEFQPIAWIALTKDSPRDVLETVPQIPDSTADLFIDVFSQAGTETAEILPIYLYEFYSLSVEPGQTPFAMYVQNLQGGNHIEIGQLGVFRGDKLVGSITSEETMYLQMLQNNPLHNTIIDVPDATAMALNYKTTIHATNQGINISLHMDLDIDELHGQHISTPTEVSSLEREITEELEQNVSRLVKKLQAMHADPAGIGNEYRKHLSGVLLDYEAWNQDIFPEIPVTVTARTKIVRRGTIEY
- a CDS encoding LTA synthase family protein — its product is MRTLLLNIWKSVKARLPLILAALVPVLIMEVLSRGHYGEMVSWSAGHIPALLFNMMIVTACLLLAFAAIGRARIAYWVISALLLILSLVSGVKLKLLGVPLLPWDFVLAGETSDMVQYVTNILTYRVLIGLLIFAVASYFLLYRTSLYTKKASAKERIVLAVISLLMITAIYKDGPLPVEKWLGIHAEPWNQAENAKNNGFAFSTVLNTKMMFNKDREGYDDQAIAAIVSQTPKPVKAGDTPQKDVKPNVIVVLSESFWDPTIIPGVEFSRDPIPFFHKLQKENTSGWMLSPQYGGGTANVEFEVLTGNSMRFLPQGSIAYNQYITNEVDSLASIYARQGYTSTAISPFYSWYFNSDKVYKDFGFSKYIPIEYFKPNYSGPYIADSEVADNIIHTTSLSDGPDFVFANTMENHFHYYPGKFPKKHD